A stretch of Spirosoma oryzicola DNA encodes these proteins:
- a CDS encoding phytanoyl-CoA dioxygenase family protein: MEATRSKESLLDELDAPYTLDPAAIDFYRQRGYVKLKHVLSPTLLDYYDNIITELVFRLNTLSKPMEERSTYERAFLQIMNLWREDEQAKAFVFSKRLAKIAADLMGVQGVRLYHDQALYKEPSGGITPWHADQFYWPLASPNTVTVWIPLQETPMQMGPLAFAEGSQHVEIGRDLEISDESENILADELQKQKFTVHDTPFDLGEVSYHAGWTFHRAGPNTSTQPRKVMTMIYMDKEQIISQPRNEFQVADLTKWLNNAPIGSHPQSDLNPVLFSY; this comes from the coding sequence ATGGAGGCTACCCGCTCTAAAGAATCGCTACTCGATGAGTTAGATGCGCCTTACACGCTTGACCCAGCAGCTATCGATTTTTACCGACAGCGCGGGTATGTCAAACTAAAACACGTACTGAGTCCCACCCTTCTCGACTACTACGACAACATTATTACGGAGTTAGTCTTTCGGCTCAATACACTTAGTAAACCGATGGAGGAACGGAGCACCTACGAACGGGCATTTCTCCAAATTATGAATCTCTGGCGGGAGGACGAACAGGCCAAAGCGTTTGTTTTTTCTAAACGACTAGCCAAAATTGCGGCTGATCTGATGGGCGTTCAGGGTGTTCGGCTTTACCACGATCAGGCGCTTTATAAGGAACCGTCGGGAGGAATTACACCCTGGCATGCCGACCAGTTTTACTGGCCGCTGGCGTCACCAAACACAGTTACGGTCTGGATTCCTCTCCAGGAAACGCCCATGCAAATGGGACCATTGGCTTTTGCCGAAGGTAGTCAACACGTTGAGATTGGCCGCGATCTGGAAATTAGCGACGAAAGCGAGAATATTCTGGCGGATGAACTACAAAAACAGAAGTTTACCGTTCATGACACGCCGTTCGATCTGGGTGAAGTCAGCTACCATGCGGGTTGGACATTTCACCGCGCTGGCCCCAATACGTCAACTCAACCGCGTAAGGTTATGACCATGATTTACATGGACAAGGAGCAGATCATTAGTCAACCTCGCAACGAGTTTCAGGTTGCTGATCTTACGAAATGGCTAAATAACGCGCCCATTGGCAGCCACCCCCAGTCGGATTTGAATCCCGTATTGTTCAGTTATTAG
- a CDS encoding helix-turn-helix domain-containing protein gives MKALFEKVPFAGQSSLLVRRFKMPYFDAPWHYHPEYELTYIVEGYGRRFVGDHIEPFTAGDLVLIGPDLPHFWRSDEDFYQPGSTQEVESIVIQFPSEFSQQGLTTLPEASAIQRLLERSRYGLRFSPAAGLAVRTQLNQLPERTGFLQLLGLLEILDELAADSEAALLASDGYQLAPGAAETERMKRVLDFMLTNFREEIRVEQIASVAGMAPAAFCRYFKKRTRKSFVEYLNELRIGHARKLLTQVDISIGQVGLECGFNNSSHFHRQFKLHTGMTPLHYQTVQKAK, from the coding sequence ATGAAGGCATTGTTTGAGAAGGTACCTTTTGCTGGTCAAAGCTCGCTGCTGGTCCGTCGATTTAAGATGCCTTACTTCGATGCTCCCTGGCATTATCACCCGGAATACGAACTAACGTACATCGTAGAAGGATACGGGCGTCGCTTTGTGGGCGATCATATTGAGCCATTTACTGCCGGAGACCTGGTATTGATTGGTCCTGACTTACCTCATTTCTGGCGCAGTGACGAAGATTTTTACCAGCCTGGATCAACGCAAGAGGTGGAATCAATTGTTATCCAGTTTCCAAGTGAGTTTTCGCAACAGGGTTTAACAACTTTACCAGAAGCCAGCGCAATACAGCGATTGCTGGAGCGTTCGCGTTACGGGCTACGCTTTAGTCCAGCCGCTGGCCTGGCGGTTCGAACGCAGCTAAATCAACTGCCCGAACGAACAGGGTTTCTGCAACTGCTCGGTTTGCTGGAAATTTTGGATGAACTAGCCGCTGATTCAGAGGCCGCACTTCTGGCCAGCGATGGCTACCAACTCGCTCCCGGTGCTGCTGAAACCGAGCGAATGAAGCGTGTACTCGATTTCATGCTAACAAATTTTCGGGAAGAGATACGGGTTGAGCAAATTGCCTCCGTAGCGGGCATGGCACCAGCCGCTTTCTGTCGTTACTTTAAAAAACGGACCCGAAAATCGTTTGTCGAGTACTTAAACGAGTTACGGATCGGTCACGCTCGTAAACTACTCACTCAGGTCGATATCAGCATTGGGCAAGTGGGCCTTGAATGTGGATTTAACAACAGTTCACATTTTCATCGGCAGTTTAAGCTACATACCGGTATGACTCCACTACACTACCAAACGGTGCAAAAAGCAAAATAA
- the glyA gene encoding serine hydroxymethyltransferase: MTTVTTTRDTQVFDLIAKEQHRQESGIELIASENFVSPAVMEAAGSVLTNKYAEGLPGKRYYGGCEVVDQIEQIAIDRAKELFGATWVNVQPHSGAQANTAVFLAALKPGDTILGFDLSHGGHLTHGSPVNISGKYFRPTFYGVEKETGVINYDIVEETAKREMPKMLICGASAYSRDWDYARLRAIADEVGALLLADVSHPAGLIAKGLLNDPLAHAHIVTTTTHKTLRGTRGGMIMMRNDFENPFGIKTPKGELRLMSSLLDSGVFPGTQGGPLEHIIAAKAIAFGEALTDDFYDYAVQVKANAQAMANAFLSRGYEIISGGTDNHLMLIDLRSKGLTGKLAENTLIKADITINKNMVPFDDKSPMITSGIRVGTAAMTTRGLKESDMEQIVVYIDKVLMNHDDEATLATVKEEINEWMKAFPLYKS, encoded by the coding sequence ATGACTACCGTCACCACCACCCGCGATACGCAGGTATTTGACCTGATTGCCAAAGAACAACACCGGCAGGAGTCGGGTATTGAACTGATTGCATCTGAAAATTTTGTTTCACCCGCCGTTATGGAAGCGGCTGGAAGCGTACTGACTAACAAGTATGCGGAAGGACTGCCCGGCAAGCGGTATTATGGTGGCTGTGAGGTAGTCGACCAGATTGAGCAGATTGCCATTGATCGTGCCAAAGAACTTTTCGGGGCTACGTGGGTCAATGTACAGCCGCATTCCGGAGCGCAGGCTAACACAGCTGTCTTCCTGGCTGCGCTGAAACCCGGCGATACCATCCTGGGCTTTGATTTGTCGCACGGTGGTCACCTGACGCACGGTTCGCCGGTCAACATTTCGGGTAAATATTTCCGGCCTACATTCTATGGCGTGGAAAAAGAAACGGGTGTTATCAACTACGACATCGTAGAAGAAACGGCCAAGCGCGAAATGCCGAAAATGCTGATCTGTGGCGCGTCAGCCTACAGCCGCGACTGGGATTATGCTCGGTTACGGGCCATTGCCGATGAAGTCGGAGCGTTACTGCTGGCCGACGTATCGCACCCGGCGGGTCTGATCGCCAAAGGATTACTGAATGACCCCCTAGCGCATGCACACATCGTCACGACCACCACGCACAAAACACTGCGCGGTACACGGGGCGGTATGATCATGATGCGGAACGACTTCGAAAATCCGTTTGGTATCAAAACCCCGAAAGGTGAATTGCGGCTGATGTCGTCGCTGCTCGATTCGGGTGTGTTCCCCGGAACGCAGGGCGGACCGCTTGAGCACATCATCGCGGCTAAAGCGATTGCCTTCGGCGAAGCGCTGACCGACGATTTCTACGATTACGCCGTACAGGTAAAAGCCAATGCGCAAGCTATGGCCAACGCTTTCTTGAGCCGGGGTTACGAGATCATTTCGGGTGGAACAGACAACCATCTGATGCTGATCGACCTGCGCTCGAAAGGCTTGACCGGTAAACTGGCCGAGAACACGTTGATCAAAGCCGACATCACGATCAATAAAAACATGGTTCCGTTCGATGATAAGTCGCCAATGATCACGTCGGGTATCCGCGTGGGTACAGCGGCCATGACGACCCGTGGTTTAAAGGAATCGGACATGGAGCAAATTGTCGTATATATCGATAAGGTGTTGATGAACCACGACGACGAAGCAACTTTAGCGACCGTTAAAGAAGAAATCAATGAGTGGATGAAAGCATTTCCACTCTATAAAAGTTAA
- the tatC gene encoding twin-arginine translocase subunit TatC, with the protein MPLDQLTDEEIDAEGKEMSFLDHLEELRWHIIRAVGSIFVFALIAFIFIEDIFRVVIMGPKNPDFWTYRMMCKLSDMTGYADLCVKKLNFELQALGVSDQFTMALTSSLIIGLCFAFPYAFWELWRFIKPGLRSSEKNAARGAVFYVSMLFLLGLMFGYFIVSPLAINFLANYQITPEIKNQFDITSYIGILVTLSLGCALMFQMPIVAFVLSKVGVLTPSFMKEYRKHAWIVILVVAGIITPSPDIYSQVLVALPLAALYEVSIIVSGSVERARLKELRELTK; encoded by the coding sequence ATGCCACTAGATCAACTGACCGACGAAGAGATCGACGCCGAAGGTAAAGAGATGTCCTTTCTGGACCATCTGGAGGAGCTTCGCTGGCACATTATCCGGGCCGTTGGGTCCATCTTTGTGTTCGCCCTAATTGCCTTTATTTTCATTGAGGATATATTCAGGGTCGTTATTATGGGGCCTAAAAACCCTGATTTCTGGACTTACCGGATGATGTGTAAGCTGTCAGATATGACGGGTTATGCCGACTTGTGCGTCAAGAAGTTGAACTTTGAGTTGCAGGCGTTGGGAGTATCTGACCAGTTCACAATGGCGCTTACGTCGTCGTTAATTATTGGTCTGTGCTTTGCGTTTCCGTATGCCTTCTGGGAATTATGGCGGTTTATCAAGCCCGGCTTGCGCTCGTCGGAGAAAAATGCTGCTCGGGGAGCCGTGTTTTACGTATCGATGCTGTTCTTGTTAGGACTGATGTTTGGTTACTTTATTGTATCGCCACTGGCTATCAATTTCTTAGCGAATTATCAAATTACCCCTGAGATTAAAAACCAGTTTGACATCACATCGTATATCGGTATTCTGGTGACGCTTTCGTTAGGTTGTGCGTTAATGTTCCAAATGCCGATTGTCGCGTTTGTGCTCTCGAAAGTAGGTGTGCTGACACCTTCGTTTATGAAAGAGTACCGCAAACACGCCTGGATTGTGATTCTGGTGGTGGCGGGTATCATAACCCCTTCGCCTGATATTTACAGTCAGGTGCTGGTTGCGCTACCGTTGGCCGCTTTGTATGAGGTCAGCATTATCGTCTCCGGTTCTGTGGAGCGGGCTCGTCTGAAAGAACTGCGGGAGCTAACTAAGTAA
- a CDS encoding DUF58 domain-containing protein — MKAIRPLFVATRLWFVLIAFVVLFVAAYAFPLLFPLVQIAFVIFVILIGLDGWLLFRTKNQSVGSAFFARREVPDRLSNGDENPLTIYLENRYSFRADVDVIDEIPFQFQRRDVLFRARLNPRETQAIRYELRPTRRGEYSFGAVNVFVKTPLGLLKRRYQFEQGKMVAVYPSFLQMRQYELLAATNRLNEVGIKRIRRIGHSMEFEQVRPYATGDDVRTVNWKATARRTDAQGTSLMINAYQDERSQPVYCLIDKGRVMQSPFEGLTLLDYAINASLVLSNIALLKQDRAGILTFSDHVGQLLPADRRTGHMLKILELLYRQKTRFLETDYESLYASVRNHIRQRSLLLLFTNFETVSAMHRQLPYLRRLAKDHLLLIIFFENTELRSLLDQPASDTEQIYLKTIAEKFASEKKQIIKELSQYGIQTILTAPQNLTANTVNKYLELKARGMI; from the coding sequence TTGAAAGCTATCCGCCCTCTTTTCGTCGCTACTCGCCTGTGGTTTGTCCTGATTGCCTTTGTCGTGCTGTTTGTGGCGGCCTACGCGTTCCCGCTGCTGTTTCCGCTGGTACAGATCGCTTTTGTCATTTTCGTTATTCTGATCGGACTAGATGGCTGGTTGCTGTTTCGAACGAAAAACCAGTCTGTAGGATCGGCCTTTTTTGCGCGTCGCGAGGTGCCTGACCGACTGTCCAACGGCGACGAAAATCCGTTGACGATCTATTTGGAAAACCGGTATTCATTCCGAGCCGATGTCGACGTAATTGATGAAATCCCATTCCAGTTCCAGCGACGCGATGTGCTGTTTCGGGCACGACTAAACCCGCGCGAAACGCAGGCGATCCGCTATGAACTTCGACCAACTCGTCGGGGCGAGTATAGCTTCGGAGCGGTTAACGTATTTGTCAAAACTCCCCTCGGCTTGCTGAAACGACGCTACCAGTTTGAACAAGGCAAGATGGTAGCCGTTTACCCATCGTTTCTACAAATGCGTCAGTACGAACTGCTGGCCGCAACCAATCGCCTGAACGAAGTTGGTATAAAACGGATTCGGCGCATTGGTCATAGCATGGAATTCGAGCAGGTACGCCCCTACGCTACTGGTGACGATGTGCGAACAGTTAACTGGAAAGCCACCGCCCGACGCACCGATGCACAAGGAACTTCACTGATGATCAACGCTTATCAGGATGAACGCTCTCAGCCGGTTTACTGCCTGATTGACAAGGGACGCGTGATGCAATCACCGTTTGAGGGGCTTACGTTGCTCGACTATGCCATCAATGCCAGTCTGGTGCTGAGCAACATTGCCTTGTTGAAACAAGACCGTGCGGGTATCCTAACCTTCTCCGACCATGTCGGCCAGCTTCTTCCCGCCGACCGTCGAACAGGGCACATGCTCAAGATTCTGGAGTTGCTCTACCGACAGAAAACGCGCTTTCTCGAAACGGATTACGAAAGTCTGTACGCCAGCGTTCGCAACCACATCCGTCAACGCAGTCTACTTCTGCTGTTCACTAACTTCGAAACGGTTAGCGCCATGCACAGACAATTGCCGTACCTGCGTCGGCTAGCTAAAGATCACCTGTTATTGATCATTTTTTTCGAGAACACCGAACTCAGGAGCCTATTAGATCAACCAGCGAGCGACACCGAACAGATTTACCTGAAAACGATCGCGGAGAAGTTTGCTTCTGAAAAAAAGCAGATTATAAAAGAGTTAAGCCAATACGGTATTCAGACCATATTGACCGCCCCGCAAAACCTGACGGCTAATACGGTCAACAAATACCTTGAATTAAAAGCCAGAGGAATGATTTGA
- a CDS encoding tetratricopeptide repeat protein codes for MKHFLLLLLFWPILASAQTSKTILTSYQHMLAINRTTQPTFLGSPRRGQSAPANPQNYRFQAMNYLWEGNYEQAVVALENVALLPKGQGFAGEMYLTQLHDYDRALCHLTAYDASTPTFDDMIGNNPVSYLLGLTYRSLGNHAEAISQFSRGIDSLAIKHGSKWVNYRHFVSRAVSYLAINQPQKALDDLEKASQNYSRSALAQYHRGQALKQLGRKEEARTAFQNASFLFKALRVERTANYQEDESNPLYEPEIDQALANLKP; via the coding sequence ATGAAGCACTTTCTTCTCTTACTACTATTCTGGCCGATTCTAGCTTCTGCCCAAACGAGTAAGACGATACTAACTTCGTATCAGCATATGCTAGCCATTAATCGTACCACCCAGCCAACGTTTCTCGGTTCTCCAAGGCGCGGCCAGTCTGCGCCTGCTAACCCGCAGAACTACCGTTTTCAGGCGATGAACTATTTGTGGGAAGGAAACTACGAACAGGCGGTTGTCGCGCTGGAGAACGTCGCTTTGTTGCCGAAAGGACAGGGATTTGCGGGTGAAATGTATCTGACTCAATTACACGATTACGACCGAGCGCTGTGTCACCTAACGGCTTACGACGCTTCAACGCCGACCTTCGACGATATGATCGGTAACAATCCGGTGAGTTATCTGCTTGGCCTCACGTACCGGAGTTTGGGAAATCATGCGGAAGCGATCAGCCAGTTTTCGAGAGGAATCGATTCGCTGGCTATCAAACATGGATCAAAATGGGTTAATTACCGGCATTTTGTCAGTAGAGCCGTGAGCTATCTAGCGATCAACCAGCCACAAAAAGCACTGGACGATTTAGAAAAAGCCTCCCAAAATTACAGCCGTAGCGCACTGGCTCAGTACCATCGAGGACAGGCCCTGAAACAACTGGGCCGGAAGGAGGAAGCCCGAACCGCTTTTCAGAATGCGTCATTCCTCTTCAAAGCTTTACGCGTTGAACGAACGGCTAATTATCAGGAAGACGAATCAAACCCACTCTACGAGCCTGAAATAGACCAAGCGCTCGCCAACCTTAAACCGTAA
- a CDS encoding AAA family ATPase, with the protein MENRQTRIDLTSLKSTIDAIRSEVGKIIVGQHQTVDLLLTALLADGHVLIEGVPGVAKTLTAKLLAKTMSVGFSRIQFTPDLMPSDVLGTSVFMPKTGDFEFRKGPIFSNLVLIDEINRAPAKTQAALFEVMEERQVTNDGTTYHLEEPFMVLATQNPIEQEGTYRLPEAQLDRFLFKIVVGYPDAAAEVDILRGHHQRRNLNDALDAVEPVITAELLATLRGQVHQVHVEDNLFDYIAQIVQATRANKSLYLGASPRASVALLNSAKALATLRGRDFITPEDVQELAAAVLRHRVLLTPEREMEGGTPDEVIAQLVQKIEVPR; encoded by the coding sequence ATGGAAAATAGACAAACGCGCATAGACCTAACCTCTCTCAAAAGCACAATTGATGCAATTCGGTCGGAAGTCGGTAAAATTATCGTGGGTCAGCATCAGACTGTCGATTTATTATTGACGGCCCTACTAGCCGACGGCCACGTTCTGATTGAAGGCGTTCCGGGTGTCGCTAAAACGCTGACCGCCAAATTACTGGCAAAAACCATGTCGGTGGGGTTCAGCCGCATTCAATTTACGCCCGATCTGATGCCGTCGGATGTATTGGGCACTTCGGTTTTTATGCCGAAAACAGGTGATTTCGAGTTCAGGAAAGGCCCTATCTTTTCAAACCTTGTGCTCATTGATGAGATCAACCGCGCTCCCGCCAAAACGCAGGCCGCGCTTTTTGAAGTTATGGAAGAACGTCAGGTAACGAACGACGGCACGACGTATCATCTCGAAGAGCCGTTTATGGTCCTGGCTACGCAAAACCCCATCGAACAGGAAGGTACGTATCGACTTCCCGAAGCCCAGCTGGATCGTTTTTTGTTTAAAATCGTCGTGGGTTATCCCGATGCAGCCGCCGAAGTTGACATTCTGCGTGGTCACCATCAGCGACGAAACCTCAACGATGCGCTTGATGCAGTTGAGCCTGTAATTACCGCTGAGCTATTGGCAACGCTGCGTGGTCAGGTTCACCAGGTTCATGTTGAAGACAACCTGTTCGATTACATCGCGCAGATCGTTCAGGCGACTCGCGCGAACAAGTCGCTGTATCTTGGAGCATCCCCTCGGGCATCGGTTGCCTTGCTCAATAGTGCCAAAGCTCTGGCTACACTACGAGGCCGCGACTTTATTACACCCGAAGACGTTCAGGAGCTAGCCGCTGCGGTCCTACGCCACCGAGTACTACTCACGCCCGAACGTGAGATGGAAGGAGGTACACCCGACGAAGTAATTGCGCAGCTGGTACAGAAGATCGAAGTACCCCGCTAA
- a CDS encoding DUF4350 domain-containing protein — protein MKPNKYVLILLATITAYVLVEYYRPKPLDWTPTYENDDKIPFGTKVLYELLPDVMQQANVSTVRLPVYNFLTETKSAVRSNYVFICRDFNADGNDLKQLRAYANRGNNVFISAYSFPDSLGSVLGFKADVKEPNKADTTLRQNLVNPKVAKSGGYNFFHDDGRNFLTITNSQRTTVLGRNARKEPVFIRVQYGKGYFFIHNLPLAFTNYYVLSPRTSDYTFKALSYLPALPTYWDEYQKQGRFDEEQQSIFRYIWSQPALNWAYYLVVFGLLFYAIFAGKRTQRIIPVVEPPRNTSLDFVKTVGRLYFQQGDHDNLARKRIQYFLSDLREQYSLNTTVLDKEFTETLAQKSGTSLTETEELVRLLRDAQKSISLSEYDLLTLNAAIERFKHQTV, from the coding sequence TTGAAGCCCAATAAATACGTTCTTATTTTACTGGCCACTATTACGGCATACGTACTCGTTGAGTATTACCGCCCGAAGCCGCTGGACTGGACACCTACCTACGAAAACGACGATAAGATTCCCTTCGGTACAAAGGTGCTGTATGAACTCTTGCCTGATGTCATGCAGCAGGCAAACGTCAGCACTGTGCGGCTGCCTGTCTACAATTTCTTGACCGAAACCAAATCGGCGGTTCGCAGTAACTACGTCTTTATCTGCCGGGATTTCAACGCCGATGGTAATGACCTGAAGCAGCTACGGGCGTACGCTAATCGCGGTAATAACGTCTTTATCTCGGCGTATAGCTTTCCGGACTCATTAGGATCGGTACTCGGTTTTAAAGCAGATGTGAAAGAACCGAACAAAGCGGACACAACCCTTCGCCAGAACCTCGTCAATCCGAAAGTAGCCAAATCGGGCGGTTATAATTTCTTCCACGATGATGGCCGGAATTTCTTGACGATCACGAACAGCCAGCGAACAACCGTCCTGGGTCGTAATGCGCGAAAAGAGCCGGTTTTCATTCGGGTTCAATACGGAAAAGGATACTTTTTCATTCACAATCTGCCCCTGGCTTTCACGAACTATTACGTGCTTTCGCCCAGAACGTCGGATTATACGTTTAAAGCGCTCTCTTACTTGCCAGCCTTACCCACTTATTGGGATGAGTACCAGAAGCAGGGCCGCTTCGACGAGGAACAACAATCCATTTTCCGCTACATCTGGAGCCAGCCTGCTTTGAACTGGGCGTATTATCTGGTAGTCTTCGGTTTGCTCTTCTACGCTATTTTTGCGGGCAAGCGCACCCAACGCATCATTCCGGTAGTTGAACCGCCCCGAAATACTTCGCTGGATTTTGTAAAAACCGTAGGACGGTTGTATTTTCAGCAAGGCGACCACGACAATCTGGCCCGTAAGCGCATTCAGTATTTTCTAAGCGACCTGCGTGAACAATACAGCCTGAACACAACTGTTCTCGACAAAGAGTTTACGGAAACACTGGCTCAAAAAAGCGGAACCTCGTTGACAGAAACAGAAGAGTTGGTTCGATTACTGCGTGATGCGCAAAAAAGTATTTCCTTGTCAGAGTATGACTTGCTGACGCTCAATGCCGCCATCGAACGATTTAAACACCAAACCGTCTGA
- a CDS encoding DUF4129 domain-containing protein yields MKVVFNAMKRGKQRMSSLIDCSFVKILVKSRQGVWAMLILVISVHAPVLAQTTKPQTQSVVASDDRSAIRVRYPMPEKLSEFQTDRDYQYNHEAPPPENPVARFFYWLYTKLMRFLRSDAYQNVWQYVILAGVAGFVVYLLMKAEVLGFLFPKKAQTSTLAYENLSENIHAINFDAAIDEAVGQRNFRQAVRLLYLQTLKRLTDPGLIHYKPDKTNQHYINELAKTPLQTDFERLTRQFEFIWYGDFPIDEHQFTLLRKAFGDFSKTQLQTVR; encoded by the coding sequence ATGAAGGTAGTTTTTAACGCAATGAAGCGGGGTAAACAACGTATGAGTAGCTTGATAGACTGTTCTTTTGTCAAGATTTTGGTGAAAAGCCGCCAAGGCGTTTGGGCAATGCTTATCCTGGTTATAAGCGTTCATGCGCCTGTGTTGGCCCAAACGACTAAGCCTCAAACCCAGTCGGTAGTTGCGTCCGATGACCGGTCGGCAATCCGGGTACGGTATCCAATGCCCGAAAAGCTAAGCGAGTTTCAGACAGATCGTGATTACCAATATAACCATGAAGCCCCGCCCCCCGAAAATCCGGTAGCGCGCTTTTTTTATTGGCTATACACGAAACTAATGCGTTTTCTACGAAGCGACGCTTATCAAAACGTCTGGCAGTATGTTATCCTGGCGGGTGTTGCGGGCTTCGTTGTCTACTTGTTGATGAAGGCTGAAGTACTTGGTTTTCTTTTCCCCAAGAAAGCACAGACGAGCACTTTGGCCTACGAGAACCTGTCAGAGAATATTCATGCCATAAATTTTGATGCGGCTATTGACGAAGCAGTCGGTCAGCGCAATTTTCGGCAGGCGGTTCGACTGCTGTATCTACAAACGCTTAAACGACTAACCGATCCGGGACTCATCCATTATAAGCCGGACAAAACCAACCAGCATTACATTAACGAGCTCGCAAAAACACCTTTACAGACCGATTTCGAACGTTTGACCCGCCAGTTCGAATTTATCTGGTACGGCGATTTTCCGATTGATGAGCATCAATTTACCCTATTGCGTAAAGCGTTTGGGGACTTTTCAAAGACTCAACTGCAAACCGTCCGGTGA
- a CDS encoding stage II sporulation protein M: MREALFVKRNTDKWRTIEQATTRNPDELTERYVELTDDLSYARTFYPDSNVTRYLNGLAAQMHRGLMQNRRDDRSRFITFWKYELPLLFRQSHRLLAVSAAVFLAAGILGWLSAAHDNTFVRLILGDQYVNMTLENIKKGDPLGVYNSRDQASMFVQITLNNIYVAFRTFIFGLFASFGTMAMLFYNGVMLGSFQYFFYERGLLLDSVLKIWIHGTLEISAIVIAGCAGLTVGNSLLFPGTYSRLESFKRGVKQGLKIAIGLVPIFIMAGFLESFVTRLTLPPVASGAIILVSATFIVWYFILYPISLNRTVQP, translated from the coding sequence ATGCGTGAAGCCTTATTCGTTAAACGAAACACCGATAAGTGGCGTACCATTGAGCAAGCCACGACCCGCAACCCGGACGAACTGACCGAGCGCTACGTAGAGCTGACGGATGATTTATCGTACGCCCGTACGTTTTACCCAGACTCAAATGTAACCCGTTACCTTAATGGGCTGGCGGCCCAAATGCACCGGGGGCTGATGCAGAATCGGCGCGACGACCGAAGCCGGTTCATCACCTTCTGGAAGTACGAGTTGCCGTTGTTGTTTCGGCAATCACACCGGTTGCTTGCCGTGTCGGCAGCGGTCTTTTTGGCGGCCGGTATCTTGGGCTGGTTATCGGCGGCTCACGATAACACGTTTGTGCGGTTGATCCTTGGTGATCAGTACGTAAACATGACGCTCGAAAACATCAAGAAAGGCGATCCGCTAGGGGTGTACAACAGCAGAGATCAGGCTAGTATGTTTGTTCAGATTACGCTAAACAATATCTACGTAGCCTTCCGAACCTTTATTTTTGGTTTGTTTGCCTCATTCGGTACGATGGCGATGCTGTTCTACAACGGAGTGATGCTTGGCTCTTTCCAGTACTTCTTCTACGAGCGCGGCTTGCTACTCGACTCGGTTCTGAAAATCTGGATTCACGGCACGCTCGAAATTTCGGCTATCGTCATTGCGGGCTGCGCGGGCCTGACGGTAGGCAACAGCCTGCTCTTTCCGGGTACTTACTCGCGGCTGGAATCGTTTAAACGAGGAGTGAAGCAAGGGCTTAAAATTGCCATCGGGCTGGTTCCTATATTTATCATGGCGGGCTTTCTCGAAAGCTTCGTCACCCGGTTGACCTTACCGCCGGTCGCGAGCGGAGCCATCATCCTGGTATCAGCTACGTTTATCGTTTGGTATTTCATCCTATACCCTATCTCACTTAACCGCACAGTTCAACCATGA
- a CDS encoding RDD family protein: protein MSVAIRTSQNVLLEYEPASVGERILAAIIDYLVIFGWVLLVVALPSRFGIRTSSFYTVLVMFPVVAYDLLSEWFLNGRSPGKIAMDIRVVMLDGSSPGLGAYLIRWVLRIVESAAFLGGIVPIITVAMNGKGQRLGDIAAGTTVVKLKPAVSLDHILIQPVDENYTAQFPDVRLLNDRDISIIREALYRSDNELLTRTANKVKDVTGIQSTMPDRDFLQTVISDYQFITSQ, encoded by the coding sequence ATGTCTGTTGCGATTCGCACCTCCCAGAATGTGTTATTGGAATACGAACCCGCCAGCGTTGGTGAACGCATCCTGGCGGCAATCATCGACTATCTGGTTATATTCGGGTGGGTATTGCTGGTCGTAGCCTTGCCGTCCCGGTTTGGTATTCGCACGAGCAGCTTCTACACGGTTCTCGTTATGTTTCCGGTGGTGGCTTACGATTTGCTGTCGGAGTGGTTTCTTAATGGTCGAAGTCCTGGCAAAATAGCGATGGACATCCGCGTGGTCATGCTCGATGGTTCGTCGCCGGGTTTGGGTGCTTACCTGATCCGGTGGGTATTGCGGATTGTGGAGTCAGCAGCGTTTCTGGGCGGTATTGTTCCGATTATCACCGTGGCAATGAATGGAAAAGGCCAGCGTCTGGGCGATATTGCCGCCGGTACGACAGTTGTTAAGCTTAAGCCCGCTGTTTCGTTAGACCACATTCTTATTCAACCGGTCGATGAAAATTATACCGCACAGTTTCCCGATGTTCGTTTATTAAATGACCGCGATATCAGTATTATCCGAGAGGCTCTGTACAGAAGTGACAACGAATTGCTGACACGCACCGCCAATAAAGTTAAAGACGTAACCGGTATTCAGAGCACGATGCCTGATCGCGACTTTCTGCAAACGGTTATCAGTGATTATCAATTCATAACGTCGCAGTAA